A part of Octopus sinensis unplaced genomic scaffold, ASM634580v1 Contig10057, whole genome shotgun sequence genomic DNA contains:
- the LOC115228213 gene encoding uncharacterized protein LOC115228213, which produces MEQNHNYYSANDYTENQTPNEYCYPPEAHEMTPICHDFQNGRCTRLSCKYLHVPRGALLPAAYGSYNPYYRQQHMQPPYYVPPCKDYLNGQCRRDGKCRYRHISKSEYMMELHSPVSTESEFGAAKRHQYERTVDTLLYEKSQRLGWCFEIFRVSLLEENIHLRARVTQIEQQISDLRATNNLLVEQLAEYRNQTIGIPLATTLAGGKVIPTSLFFVPGQTAPILPSSTALSPVVSAPLLHTPCPPPPLINTADADTTETEQPQST; this is translated from the coding sequence ATGGAACAAAATCACAATTATTATTCTGCAAACGACTATACAGAGAATCAAACCCCGAACGAATACTGTTACCCTCCAGAAGCCCACGAAATGACTCCAATTTGTCACGACTTTCAAAACGGAAGATGCACACGTCTAAGCTGTAAATACCTGCATGTACCTCGCGGAGCTCTCCTGCCGGCGGCATATGGCAGCTACAATCCATATTATAGGCAGCAGCACATGCAGCCACCTTACTATGTCCCTCCCTGCAAGGACTACTTGAATGGACAGTGTCGGAGGGATGGGAAATGTCGATACAGACACATCTCCAAGTCAGAGTACATGATGGAATTGCACTCCCCCGTCTCCACTGAATCTGAGTTCGGGGCAGCCAAACGCCATCAGTATGAACGGACTGTCGATACTCTTCTCTATGAAAAGTCTCAGAGGTTGGGTTGGTGTTTTGAGATTTTCAGAGTGTCACTTTTGGAGGAGAATATTCACCTTCGAGCAAGGGTCACTCAAATTGAGCAGCAAATTTCAGATCTGAGAGCCACGAATAATTTGTTGGTAGAACAGCTGGCCGAGTACAGGAATCAGACGATTGGGATACCCTTAGCTACGACTTTGGCTGGTGGGAAAGTCATTCCGACCAGTCTATTCTTTGTGCCTGGACAGACTGCCCCCATTTTACCATCCTCTACTGCACTTTCTCCTGTTGTGTCAGCCCCACTACTCCACACTCCAtgtcctccccctcctctcattAATACCGCTGATGCTGATACAACTGAGACCGAACAACCTCAAAGTACTTAA
- the LOC115228214 gene encoding uncharacterized protein LOC115228214, producing the protein MFHKYDILASELEIIYKAKVKILPIVITWDAITSKYFKIYMDLIGIKDSVLAYIQTIALKKTLEGMFVEYKHGFEDVMTKALILNKDYAVWNTHQRGANSMKRRHDEVTKNEYSEEGQNNSKRITKDDGAVQGGPRPVN; encoded by the coding sequence ATGTTTCATAAATATGATATCCTGGCAAGTGAATTAGAAATCATTTACAAAGCCAAAGTCAAAATACTTCCGATTGTCATTACCTGGGATGCAATCACCtccaagtattttaaaatatacatggatTTGATTGGCATTAAAGACAGTGTTCTGGCATACATCCAAACGATTGCATTAAAGAAGACGTTGGAAGGAATGTTCGTAGAATATAAACATGGTTTCGAAGACGTAATGACTAAAGCATTGATTCTCAACAAAGATTATGCAGTGTGGAACACTCACCAAAGGGGAGCCAACTCGATGAAGAGGAGACATGATGAGGTGACAAAAAACGAATACTCTGAGGAAGGACAAAATAATAGCAAGAGGATCACGAAAGATGATGGTGCTGTTCAGGGAGGCCCAAGACcagtaaattga
- the LOC115228215 gene encoding uncharacterized protein LOC115228215 translates to MPTRKDEKWLNVRKLGSLVGDSEDITRQKILSTIALKKLQSIWMRKNQILTKMRLRLYDAFVRSVLTYNAGTWGTSKKNMEQLDSFHRGQLRKLLGYSWPKKISNDKLYRLANCGPISLNILETRWRLFEHILRMKKETPCNMAMEEFFGHTEYSKYRGRPRDCLPGILTKEYVMIGGRLMDADDLDEIGKRMYSKVSQIRLPSDNCKKNIFKWKNPDIRHK, encoded by the exons ATGCCAACTCGCAAAGATGAGAAGTGGCTAAACGTCCGAAAACTCGGATCTCTTGTTGGCGATTCCGAAGATATTACCAGAcaaaaaatattatcaacaatTGCACTTAAAAAACTTCAATCTATCTGGATGAGAAAAAATCAAATTTTGACCAAGATGCGCCTACGATTATATGATGCATTTGTCCGATCTGTCCTCACGTACAACGCAGGTACTTGGGGAACATCAAAGAAAAACATGGAGCAACTTGACTCTTTCCACAGGGGTCAACTGAGAAAACTCCTCGGCTATTCGTGGCcgaagaaaatatcaaatgataAATTATACAGGTTAGCTAACTGTGGGCCTATAAGTCTAAATATACTTGAAACCCGCTGGCGCCTGTTTGAACATATTTTAcgaatgaagaaagaaacaccTTGCAATATGGCCATGGAAGAATTTTTCGGCCATACTGAATACTCTAAATATAGAGGACGTCCAAGGGACTGTCTTCCGGGAATACTTACGAAGGAATATGTTATGATCGGAGGCCGATTGATGGATGCAGACGATCTGGACGAAATCGGAAAGAGG ATGTACAGTAAAGTCTCTCAAATCCGGCTCCCATCTGATAActgcaagaaaaatatatttaaatggaaaAATCCTGATATCCGCCACAAATaa